The Dyadobacter sandarakinus DNA window CTGAGCTCATTGCGCAATACCATATGTACCTGAGCTTCACCGGTGGGCCTACCCTCGACCGCATTGAGCAGCAGTATGGGTCACCCATGGCAAGGCCATTCTACTGTTCGTTTGATCCCGAGCTGTATTATCCGGAGCAGCAGGATCAACAGTGGGAACTGGGCTACTTAGGCACGTATAGTGCCGACAGGCAGCCTCCTCTACACGAACTGATGGTGCGGGCAGCGGAACATTTGCCTGAGTCGCGCTTCGTTGTTGCGGGACCGCAATATCCGGCCGACATTGCATGGCCCGCCAATGTCGAACGCATTGAACATCTGCCTCCTGCGCAGCATCGTGCATTTTACAACAGCCAGCGTTTCACCCTCAACATTACCCGCGCAGATATGATCCGCGCCGGGTACTCGCCGAGCGTACGCCTGTTTGAAGCAGCGGCCTGCCGCACCCCGATCATCAGTGACTACTGGGACGGGCTCGACAGCATTTTTGAAATTGGAAGGGAAATCCTTATTTCCCGGTCGGCGGAGGATACTGTGAGGCTGCTCCGTGATACCACCGATCCGGAGCGCGATGCCATTGCTGAGCGTGCATTCCAAAAGGTACTGCTCCATCATACAGCAGCTCACCGGGCCACCGAGCTGGAACAATACTATCAGGAAGCGCTTACAAAAACAGGTATTTCAAAGACGGTCGGCGTGAATGATATACACGGTCAGATTACGGCAGAGTAGTTTTTAATCGCAATGTAAGGTTCAGACAGGCGCCGGAGTGTAATGCTTCGTGCGCCTGTTTTCATTTTTTTTGTTGGTAGCAGGGTAGGGAAAGTTCGTCTTTCTTTATGCACTTTTTGCCTGAAAAGATCAGCAAGCCAGGATATGTGGGCATGCATTCTTGCAGGCGGAAACCGGGTTGTAGTAGGCTCCGGTTTACACAAGATCCTGCCCATACGGATCAACTGCAGCATCGGGTCTCAGGTTGGGATATTGCAGCAGGCGGTCCATCACCTCATTTACTGCTTCAAGGTTGCGGTGGATCATTGCCAGTGCACGGTCGCGGTCGTCTTCCTTTTGGGTAAGTTTCAGCAGCGTGGCTGCGCCGGAAATGATTCCCAGGCTGCTGCGCAGGTCGTGCAGCGCCGGTCTGAAAAGATCGTCGAGCCGCCGGCAGTGCGCCTCTGCTGCGACTTTGGCGTCATGTACATCGGTACCGGTTCTGACAAAACTTACAAGTTGCCCATCGTCCGTAATTACCGGCCGGGCTTCATCATGAATCCAGCGGTAGGCCCCGCTGTGATGCAGCAGCCGGTACGTAGCTTCGAATGCTTGCGGTTGCACAGTTGCATGGTTTACCTGTTCCTGATAGGCATGGCGGTCGTCTTCATGCACGCACGCGGCATAGACATCTTCGGATGCCATAGCCCGGCCTGTAAATTCGAGCCAGGCGGGATTGTGGTAGGAAATCCTGCCTTCTGCTGTCGTCATCCACAGGAGGGAGGTCGCCTGCGCTGCTATAATGGCATAAAAATCATGGTTCGCTACCGCAGATCCGGATTCTTCCCTTTGTGCCTGCAGTGCTTCGCCGCGGCTATCGGGGTCCTTCCCCTGCACTTTGTTTCGGGGTCTTCTTTCAGAGGGCATGTCGGGGTAAGGTGAGGATGATTGAGTAGCATTCGGGATTATTGCGGTAGTGTGTTCAGCCTTTGGTACAGGTCACTGGCATATACTTCGTAATCAATAAATAGCTCCGGCTTCACCAGGTAGTCAGTTGCACCCAGATGCAGGCATTTTTCCCGGAAAGTGGCGAGGTTGGAGGTTGACGTGACAAACACGGGTATACGCGCCAGGCCCGGGTCACCTTTAACCGTCATAAGAATGTCATAGCCGTTTTTACCCGGCATGTTCAGGTCCGACAGGATCACGTCGGGTTGCTGCCGCGGCGCGTTCACCAGCCATTCGAGGAGGGTATCACCCGCATTAAACTCCCCGACAATATTAAAAAGTCCTGATTGCTCAAATGCCTGGCGCATGAACATGCGTTCATCTTCATCATTTTCGACGATGGCAAGATTGTATTTATGCATGAATGTGGACGGTTGGTAAACCTTGTTGCCAAAGTGTAAAATAAAATGTACTTCCTGTGCCGGGCTCAGACTCTACCCAGATCGTGCCTTTATGGCGCTCAACAACTTTCTTGCAGATCGCCAGCCCAATCCCTGTACCGGGGTAACTGACTGCATGATGAAGGCGCCGGAATACTTCAAAAATCTTTTCCTTGCTTTCGGGATCCAGCCCAATTCCATTGTCTGATACCGAAAAGAGTGCATGTCCCTCAGTCGTACGAAGGCGGATGGTCACTTGCGGTTTTTGGCCGTCTGTAAATTTGATTGCGTTGGACACCAGGTTCTGGATCAGCTGTACGAGCTGTATTTCATCACCCTGCACGGTCTCGCCTGCGGTATCTACCACAATTTCCGCACCTGCGGCATCAATCGCACCTTTCAGGTTGTTGAGTGCTCTCTGGATGACCTCACCAGCCGGCATTTCCGTGATCTTCATCTCAACCATGTTGATCTGCGAGTACGACAGCAGGGCACCAATCAGGTCTTTCATCCGGTCGGCAGCATTGGTCGATTTGGTCACATACAATTTCAGGTCGTCCTGGCTGTCGCCAAGCTTCTTGTCCAGCAGGTACAGGAAGCT harbors:
- a CDS encoding CgeB family protein, with the protein product MKNDRLDIVILGLSITSSWGNGHATTFRGLVRELHKNGHTVTFLERDVPWYASNRDLTDFPYCSIHLYKDLDELRTRHEEAVRKADLVMVGSYVPEGVEAGKFVVETAGGITAFYDIDTPVTLAKIERGDYEYIHPELIAQYHMYLSFTGGPTLDRIEQQYGSPMARPFYCSFDPELYYPEQQDQQWELGYLGTYSADRQPPLHELMVRAAEHLPESRFVVAGPQYPADIAWPANVERIEHLPPAQHRAFYNSQRFTLNITRADMIRAGYSPSVRLFEAAACRTPIISDYWDGLDSIFEIGREILISRSAEDTVRLLRDTTDPERDAIAERAFQKVLLHHTAAHRATELEQYYQEALTKTGISKTVGVNDIHGQITAE
- a CDS encoding PAS domain-containing protein; this translates as MPSERRPRNKVQGKDPDSRGEALQAQREESGSAVANHDFYAIIAAQATSLLWMTTAEGRISYHNPAWLEFTGRAMASEDVYAACVHEDDRHAYQEQVNHATVQPQAFEATYRLLHHSGAYRWIHDEARPVITDDGQLVSFVRTGTDVHDAKVAAEAHCRRLDDLFRPALHDLRSSLGIISGAATLLKLTQKEDDRDRALAMIHRNLEAVNEVMDRLLQYPNLRPDAAVDPYGQDLV
- a CDS encoding response regulator translates to MHKYNLAIVENDEDERMFMRQAFEQSGLFNIVGEFNAGDTLLEWLVNAPRQQPDVILSDLNMPGKNGYDILMTVKGDPGLARIPVFVTSTSNLATFREKCLHLGATDYLVKPELFIDYEVYASDLYQRLNTLPQ